A genomic window from Vigna radiata var. radiata cultivar VC1973A chromosome 2, Vradiata_ver6, whole genome shotgun sequence includes:
- the LOC106776273 gene encoding 5-amino-6-(5-phospho-D-ribitylamino)uracil phosphatase, chloroplastic: MDFTTFANSMTSTHAIPPTHPYRLQPSVFPPPLPNLKRSGLVKNRLIARCSSKSDEFGSVNGLQFTPNKLFVEEAIGAEYGEGFETFRADGPLKVDVDYLNEKLQDGFLHRIRYAMKPDEAYGLIFSWDNVVAGTRAVKRKAWEQLAFEEGKDIPEEGDMHKLLFYTGADYVLHKFFLSDNAENELNRLKLRFSQIYYDNLLRLAKPIDGLEDWLEAVYTARIPCAVVSSLDRRNMLEVLERMGLSKYFQAIVTEEDGMESIAHRFLSAAVKLDRKPSKCVVFEDDPRGVTAAHNCTMMAVALIGAHPAYDLGQADLTVANFSELSVINLRRLFANKGSSFMDLQKQIIEKTPPKRKLTIDTIF, from the exons ATGGACTTCACCACTTTCGCAAATTCCATGACTTCTACTCATGCAATTCCTCCCACACACCCTTATCGCCTTCAACCCTCTGTTTTTCCTCCCCCACTCCCA AATTTAAAGCGTTCGGGTTTGGTTAAGAATCGGCTAATTGCTCGTTGCAGTTCTAAGTCTGATGAATTTGGCTCTGTGAATGGGTTGCAATTCACACCCAATAAGCTTTTTGTGGAAGAG GCTATTGGAGCTGAATATGGGGAAGGCTTTGAGACTTTTAGGGCAGATGGACCATTAAAAGTTGATGTG GACTATTTGAATGAGAAATTGCAAGATGGCTTTCTTCACCGCATACGCTATGCAATGAAGCCAGATGAAGCTTATGGTCTAATTTTCTCTTGGGACAATGTGGTG GCTGGTACACGAGCTGTAAAAAGGAAGGCATGGGAGCAGCTGGCCTTTGAAGAAG GAAAGGATATTCCGGAAGAAGGTGATATGCACAAATTACTGTTTTATACAGGTGCTGATTATGTGTTGCATAAG TTTTTTCTATCAGATAATGCAGAAAATGAGCTGAATAGGCTAAAGTTGAGGTTTTCTCAGATATATTATGATAATCTTCTCAGA CTTGCAAAACCAATAGATGGCCTCGAAGACTGGTTGGAAGCAGTTTATACAGCTCGTATCCCCTGTGCTGTGGTTTCAAGCCTTGATAGAAGAAATATGTTAGAGGTTTTGGAGCGAATGGGGCTCAGCAAGTATTTCCAG GCAATTGTGACAGAGGAGGATGGAATGGAGTCAATAGCTCATAGATTTCTTTCTGCTGCTGTCAAG TTGGATCGTAAGCCTTCCAAGTGTGTGGTTTTTGAAGATGATCCTAGAGGAGTAACTGCGGCGCACAACTGTACAATGATGGCTGTAGCATTAATTGGAGCTCATCCTGC GTATGATTTGGGTCAGGCTGATCTTACCGTTGCTAACTTCAGTGAACTTTCTGTGATCAACTTGCGAAGACTATTTGCCAACAAGGGTTCTTCATTTATGGACCTGCAGAAGCAGATCATAGAGAAAACTCCTCCCAAAAGGAAACTTACAATAGATaccattttttaa
- the LOC106756601 gene encoding uroporphyrinogen decarboxylase, whose protein sequence is MLCVNTAFTSFIPRKPTSVFPSKSTTPISCTLQGTVAEPKSTAAAEPLLLNAVRGVEVERPPVWLMRQAGRYMKSYQTICEKYPSFRERSENVDLVVEISLQPWHVFKPDGVILFSDILTPLSGMNIPFDIVKGKGPVIFDPIHTDAQVNQVREFVPEESVPYVGEALTILRKEVNDTAAVLGFVGAPFTLASYVVEGGSSKNFSKIKRLAFSESKILHSLLQKFTTSMTRYIQYQADNGAQAVQIFDSWATELSPVDFEEFSLPYLKQIIDAVKKSHPNLPLILYASGSGGLLERLALTGVDVISLDWTVDMADGRRRLGPNIAVQGNVDPGVLFGSKEFITDRINDTVKKAGRGKHILNLGHGIKVGTPEENVAHFFEVAKSLRY, encoded by the exons ATGTTGTGCGTCAACACCGCCTTCACTTCTTTCATACCCAGAAAACCAACTTCTGTTTTTCCCTCCAAATCAACCACCCCAATTTCCTGCACCCTCCaag GAACCGTTGCTGAACCAAAATCTACAGCTGCTGCTGAACCACTTTTGCTTAATGCAGTTCGTGGGGTAGAAGTTGAAAGACCACCGGTTTGGCTCATGAGGCAAGCAGGGAGGTACATGAAG AGTTACCAAACCATCTGTGAGAAATATCCTTCATTCCGTGAAAGATCTGAAAATGTCGATCTTGTGGTGGAAATTTCCCTACAACCATGGCATGTTTTCAAGCCCGATGGA GTGATTTTATTCTCAGACATTCTTACCCCACTTTCTGGAATGAACATACCCTTTGATATTGTGAAGGGTAAGGGTCCTGTTATATTTGATCCTATTCACACAGATGCCCAGGTCAATCAAGTGAGAGAGTTTGTTCCTGAAGAATCAGTTCCATACGTTGGTGAAGCACTGACAATATTGAGGAAAGAG GTGAATGATACAGCTGCAGTTCTTGGTTTTGTTGGGGCACCGTTCACTCTGGCATCATATGTGGTTGAAGGTGGTTCATCTAAAAActtctcaaaaataaaaagattggCTTTCTCTGAGTCCAAG ATCCTGCACTCTTTACTGCAAAAGTTTACAACGTCAATGACAAGATACATTCAATACCAAGCTGATAATGGAGCTCAAGCTGTTCAGATCTTTGATTCATGGGCAACAGAACTTAGTCCAGTGGATTTTGAAGAATTCAGTTTGCCTTACTTGAAGCAGATTATCGATGCTGTGAAGAAAAGCCATCCAAATCTCCCTTTGATCCTGTATGCTAGTGGATCTGGGGGCTTGCTTGAAAGACTAGCCTTGACAGGGGTGGACGTAATTAGCTTGGATTGGACAGTTGATATGGCTGATGGTAGGAGGCGACTGGGACCAAATATAGCTGTCCAAGGAAATGTGGACCCTGGTGTTCTTTTTGGTTCCAAAGAGTTCATCACTGATAGGATAAATGATACTGTGAAAAAAGCAGGTAGAGGGAAACATATCTTGAATCTTGGTCATGGAATTAAAGTAGGTACGCCTGAGGAGAATGTTGCACATTTTTTTGAGGTTGCTAAATCACTCCGATACTAA
- the LOC106754722 gene encoding CBL-interacting protein kinase 2-like: protein MGKRGNVLMQKYEFGKLLGQGNFAKVYHARDLKTGESVAVKVIEKEKILKIGLVDQTKREISIMRRIKHPNVLQLFEVLATKTKIYFIMEYAKGGELFNKVAKGRLSEARARKYFQQLVSAVDFCHSKGVYHRDLKPENLLLDENGVLKVADFGLSAFVESHRQDDMLHTVCGTPAYVAPEVVSRKGYNGAKSDVWSCGVILFVLLAGHLPFYDLNLMSLYRKIGRAEYKCPNWFSIEVRRLLGKILDPNPDTRISMAKVMENSWFRKGFKPNSGEVKRESANVDLVNSDQVFGLCENTITASVEAVQELVAPGHLNAFDIISLSAGLDLSGLFANISEQEDIKFTFMSSASSIMSTVEDIARILRMVIIKKDGGLLKLERSKAGRKEPLSIDVEIFEVAPSFHLVEMKSGGDTLEFQKIVKEDLRPALKDIVFVWQDEHYLQQQDCTP from the coding sequence ATGGGGAAAAGAGGGAATGTGTTGATGCAGAAGTATGAATTTGGGAAACTATTAGGGCAAGGAAACTTTGCAAAGGTTTACCATGCAAGGGACCTCAAGACTGGGGAGAGTGTTGCCGTTAAGGTGATTGAAAaggagaaaattttaaaaattgggttGGTGGATCAAACAAAGCGAGAGATATCTATCATGAGACGGATTAAACACCCCAATGTTTTGCAACTGTTTGAGGTCTTGGCCACCAAGACCAAGATTTACTTCATCATGGAATATGCCAAAGGGGGCGAACTTTTTAACAAGGTGGCTAAAGGTAGATTAAGTGAGGCTAGGGCGAGGAAGTACTTTCAACAATTGGTCAGTGCAGTTGATTTTTGCCATAGCAAGGGCGTTTATCACAGGGATTTGAAGCCAGAGAACTTGCTTTTGGATGAGAATGGTGTTTTGAAGGTAGCAGATTTTGGGTTGAGTGCATTTGTTGAATCGCATCGACAAGACGATATGTTGCATACAGTTTGTGGAACTCCTGCATATGTGGCGCCTGAGGTTGTTAGTAGAAAGGGCTATAATGGAGCAAAATCTGATGTATGGTCTTGTGGAGTGATCTTATTTGTTCTTTTGGCTGGTCATTTGCCATTCTATGATTTAAATCTCATGTCACTGTATAGGAAAATAGGCAGGGCGGAATACAAATGTCCAAACTGGTTTTCAATTGAAGTGCGCAGATTGTTAGGGAAAATCCTTGACCCCAACCCAGATACCAGGATATCCATGGCAAAAGTTATGGAAAATTCGTGGTTCAGAAAAGGATTCAAACCCAATTCCGGTGAAGTGAAAAGAGAGTCTGCAAATGTGGATTTAGTTAATTCTGATCAAGTTTTTGGTTTGTGCGAGAATACAATCACTGCTTCTGTTGAGGCAGTTCAAGAATTGGTTGCTCCTGGACATTTAAATGCTTTTGACATAATTTCTCTATCTGCAGGGCTAGACTTGTCTGGCCTATTTGCTAACATTAGTGAACAGGAAGATATCAAATTTACATTCATGAGCTCTGCCTCATCTATCATGTCTACAGTGGAAGATATTGCTCGCATTTTGAGGATGGTGATCATTAAGAAGGATGGAGGGCTGCTGAAATTGGAGAGATCCAAGGCAGGTAGAAAAGAACCGCTTTCCATTGATGTTGAAATATTTGAAGTCGCTCCATCTTTCCATTTGGTTGAGATGAAATCTGGCGGTGATACATTAGAATTCCAGAAGATAGTGAAGGAAGATTTAAGACCAGCTCTCAaagatattgtttttgtttggcAAGATGAGCATTACTTGCAGCAACAGGATTGTACTCCTTAA